From a region of the Candidatus Brocadia sp. genome:
- the shc gene encoding squalene--hopene cyclase — protein sequence MRNFLLNLFERLETSIYKFNGNGNGKHPVPELPKENLRFESMPVRTSITPPLAGKNPLDTGIIRSQQYLLRKQDRSDGHWVGILEADTTITSDYIMLMHFLGKIDHEKQKMAAHLLRDHQLPDGGWNIYYGGPSEISASVKAYFALKLAGYPADEPFMQRARRCILDKGGIMKANCFTKIYLAMFGQVDWRAVPAVPAEMILFPPGFYFSIYEMSYWSRCIVVPLSIAIAKKPHIPVGDDLLKELYVVPREKVVYRIKRDQAGLSWRNFFIDADSIFRRYEQQPIQCIRRVALRKAERWMLDHLEKSGGLGAIWPAIINSIFAMKCLGYPDDHPALAKQLKDIENLVVCEGDRLYLQPCVSPVWDTAWAIIALHESGVPSIDPALQRAGRWLLSKEVRNFGDWALKCKVDEPSGWYFQYANEFYPDTDDSAAVLMALQRVSLPETARKESSFLRGMRWILAMQCDDGGWGAFDRNNNKTLLNHIPFADFNALLDPSTSDVTARCIDFLGRIGFGKSSQDIQKAVAFLRKEQEKDGSWFGRWGANYIYGTWSVLSGLSAIGEDMTMPYIRRAMEWLKSVQNSDGGWGETIQSYDDPFLKAIGKSTPSQTAWALLALLAGGETRPDALEKGIKFLLATQKEDGSWDETEFTATGFPKVFYLKYHMYCTYFPLLALSKYRNALQKR from the coding sequence ATGAGAAATTTTTTATTAAACCTGTTTGAGCGATTAGAAACAAGTATTTATAAATTCAATGGAAACGGAAACGGGAAGCATCCCGTTCCTGAATTACCGAAGGAGAATTTACGATTTGAAAGTATGCCGGTAAGGACAAGCATCACTCCGCCGTTGGCAGGAAAAAATCCTTTGGATACGGGAATCATCAGATCGCAGCAGTACCTTCTCAGGAAGCAAGATCGGTCCGATGGGCATTGGGTAGGAATTTTAGAAGCGGACACAACCATAACGTCAGATTATATTATGCTCATGCATTTTCTTGGGAAGATAGATCATGAGAAACAAAAAATGGCTGCGCATCTCCTCAGAGACCATCAACTTCCCGACGGTGGCTGGAATATTTACTACGGGGGTCCTAGTGAAATCAGCGCTTCGGTAAAAGCGTATTTTGCCCTGAAATTGGCGGGGTATCCCGCAGACGAACCTTTCATGCAGAGGGCCAGAAGATGCATTCTCGATAAGGGAGGCATTATGAAGGCCAACTGCTTCACGAAGATTTACCTTGCCATGTTTGGGCAGGTTGACTGGCGGGCTGTGCCCGCCGTTCCTGCTGAAATGATCCTGTTTCCCCCCGGATTTTACTTTAGTATTTATGAGATGTCTTACTGGTCGAGATGCATTGTGGTGCCGCTCTCTATTGCCATAGCAAAAAAACCTCATATTCCCGTTGGGGATGATTTGCTGAAAGAGCTCTACGTCGTGCCGCGCGAAAAGGTTGTTTACCGCATTAAGCGGGATCAAGCGGGTTTGAGCTGGCGTAATTTCTTTATTGACGCTGACAGTATTTTCAGACGCTACGAACAACAACCCATTCAATGCATTCGGAGAGTTGCCCTTCGCAAAGCGGAAAGATGGATGCTGGATCATCTGGAGAAATCTGGCGGACTTGGCGCTATCTGGCCGGCAATTATTAACTCGATTTTTGCCATGAAGTGTCTTGGCTATCCGGATGATCATCCGGCGCTGGCAAAGCAGCTGAAAGATATAGAAAATCTGGTTGTCTGCGAGGGCGACAGGCTGTACCTGCAACCGTGCGTATCGCCGGTATGGGATACCGCATGGGCGATTATTGCGCTCCATGAATCCGGGGTTCCCAGCATTGATCCTGCGTTACAAAGGGCTGGACGGTGGCTTCTCAGCAAGGAAGTGAGGAATTTCGGTGATTGGGCTTTGAAATGCAAGGTCGACGAGCCAAGCGGCTGGTACTTTCAATATGCAAATGAGTTTTACCCCGATACCGATGACAGCGCCGCTGTCCTCATGGCATTACAACGGGTATCACTGCCGGAAACCGCTCGCAAAGAGTCTTCGTTTTTGCGCGGAATGCGATGGATTCTGGCGATGCAATGCGATGACGGTGGGTGGGGTGCATTTGACCGCAACAACAACAAGACCCTTTTAAATCATATTCCGTTTGCAGATTTTAATGCTTTATTGGATCCGAGCACGAGTGACGTTACCGCCCGGTGTATCGACTTTTTAGGCCGCATAGGGTTTGGCAAGTCCTCTCAGGATATCCAAAAGGCAGTAGCGTTTCTCCGGAAAGAGCAGGAAAAAGACGGTTCGTGGTTTGGCCGCTGGGGCGCAAATTATATTTATGGTACGTGGTCCGTACTTTCCGGACTTTCTGCGATTGGGGAAGACATGACTATGCCCTATATCCGGCGCGCTATGGAGTGGTTGAAAAGTGTTCAGAATTCTGATGGCGGATGGGGTGAGACCATTCAGTCCTATGATGATCCATTCCTCAAGGCAATTGGGAAGAGCACGCCTTCACAAACGGCATGGGCTTTGTTAGCCTTACTTGCAGGTGGGGAGACGAGACCTGATGCCCTGGAAAAGGGAATTAAATTCCTCCTGGCGACTCAAAAAGAAGACGGAAGCTGGGATGAAACGGAATTTACGGCAACGGGTTTCCCCAAGGTCTTTTATCTGAAATATCATATGTACTGCACCTATTTTCCTCTTCTCGCGTTGAGCAAATACCGCAATGCCCTTCAAAAAAGGTAA
- a CDS encoding AAA family ATPase has product MAFHIAVAGKGGTGKSTLSALIIRYITEEIGKPVSAVDADPNASLGSLLGLHVQNTVADLREDIVEKKVDFSGMSKDRYIEYAIEESILEKEKFDLLTMGRPEGPKCYCYVNNLLRKYLDKVGTTYPFIVTDNEAGMEHLSRRTTNNVDLLLIVSEPTIVGALTLQRILALADSLPVTIRQKFCILNRVPRNGIHENLQQKLSSLGIEIAAIFPFDQEVYDTAACGASVFEISRENELYQKLGKFLQKHLPASMLEKSVSGSS; this is encoded by the coding sequence ATGGCTTTTCATATTGCGGTGGCAGGAAAAGGGGGAACGGGAAAATCGACCCTTTCCGCTCTTATTATTCGATATATTACCGAAGAGATTGGCAAGCCGGTTTCCGCGGTGGATGCCGATCCGAATGCGTCTCTCGGTTCATTGCTTGGTCTGCACGTGCAAAACACCGTTGCCGATCTTCGTGAAGACATCGTGGAGAAAAAAGTGGATTTTTCCGGGATGTCAAAGGATCGGTATATTGAGTATGCGATCGAGGAGTCGATTCTCGAAAAGGAGAAATTTGACCTTTTAACGATGGGCAGGCCGGAAGGGCCGAAGTGCTATTGCTACGTGAACAATCTCCTTCGCAAATACCTGGATAAAGTTGGGACGACGTATCCGTTCATTGTTACGGACAATGAGGCAGGGATGGAACATCTCTCACGCAGGACGACGAATAATGTTGATCTCCTGCTGATCGTCAGTGAACCAACGATTGTGGGGGCGTTGACGTTACAAAGGATCCTTGCATTAGCCGACTCGCTGCCGGTTACCATCAGACAAAAGTTTTGCATCTTAAACCGGGTTCCCCGGAATGGTATTCATGAAAATTTGCAGCAGAAGTTAAGCAGCCTGGGGATTGAAATAGCTGCGATTTTTCCCTTTGATCAGGAGGTTTATGATACGGCGGCATGTGGCGCTTCGGTGTTTGAAATTTCCCGTGAAAATGAGCTTTATCAGAAACTGGGGAAGTTTCTGCAGAAACACCTGCCGGCAAGCATGCTTGAAAAGAGCGTATCTGGCAGTTCCTAG
- a CDS encoding acetyl-CoA decarbonylase/synthase complex subunit delta, whose translation MEIPNVADKWSGTVNEIILGATKDKGGTRTQTITVGGAKSIPFMDFEGSPGQKPVVAMDVYDVPPEDWPETLTKPFADVLHDPAQWAKKCVEQYGADLICLKLEGIHPDKGNKTAEQTVKTVKSILAAVGVPLIIWGCEHDEKDNEIMPKVSQAAKGECCLMGVVTQDNYKTLTATCLADGHALITLAPVDINIAKQVNILVSEMDFPLNRIVMFQSTGALGYGLEYTYSIQERERLAALTGDKMMSMPVICDVGHEAWRTKESKSDDKEVPQWGTRDERGPMWEAITAVGLLQSGVDIIRMNHPKAVATVKKCIDRLY comes from the coding sequence ATGGAAATACCAAATGTAGCTGACAAGTGGTCGGGTACGGTCAATGAAATTATCCTTGGCGCCACAAAAGACAAGGGAGGCACGAGGACGCAGACGATTACCGTTGGTGGCGCAAAAAGTATCCCTTTTATGGATTTTGAGGGAAGTCCCGGCCAAAAGCCCGTGGTTGCCATGGATGTCTATGACGTGCCGCCGGAAGACTGGCCGGAAACCCTGACAAAACCTTTTGCGGATGTCCTTCATGACCCTGCACAATGGGCAAAAAAATGCGTGGAACAGTACGGCGCCGATTTAATCTGCCTCAAATTGGAGGGGATTCATCCTGATAAGGGCAATAAAACCGCAGAACAAACGGTCAAAACGGTAAAGTCGATCCTTGCCGCAGTAGGCGTTCCCCTGATTATCTGGGGATGCGAACACGACGAAAAAGATAATGAGATCATGCCCAAGGTAAGCCAGGCTGCAAAAGGGGAATGTTGTCTGATGGGGGTGGTTACCCAGGATAATTACAAGACGCTTACCGCCACCTGCCTGGCGGACGGACATGCACTCATTACTTTGGCCCCGGTAGATATCAATATTGCAAAACAGGTCAATATCCTTGTGTCAGAAATGGATTTTCCGCTCAATCGGATCGTGATGTTCCAGTCAACCGGCGCCCTCGGCTACGGTTTGGAGTACACCTATTCTATTCAGGAACGTGAACGTCTGGCTGCGCTTACGGGTGATAAGATGATGTCAATGCCCGTGATCTGCGACGTCGGGCATGAGGCATGGAGAACCAAGGAGTCGAAATCTGACGATAAAGAAGTTCCTCAGTGGGGAACGCGGGACGAGAGAGGGCCCATGTGGGAGGCCATTACGGCTGTTGGTTTGTTGCAGTCTGGCGTTGATATTATCCGTATGAACCATCCCAAGGCCGTTGCTACGGTGAAAAAGTGTATTGATCGTTTATATTAA
- a CDS encoding dihydropteroate synthase — protein sequence MISIGERINGMFKDVREAIKNKDPKAVRELAIKQTEAGASFLDVNVGTAAADPVEAMKWLIEVVQDTVKTPIAIDSQKFDVVKAGLSVAKNEILINSSKGDPEELDKFMSIAKEYNASLICLTMDKTGIPQDVERRMEFAMKIVEKAVEHEYELSKVYIDPILFPINVDQKQPALMFDIFNQIKMISDPPPHRNVGLSNFSQGTKEKRLLARVFLTMGISYGLDAAVMDVLDKDLMDAAITAEIIMNQHLYSDSYLTACRK from the coding sequence ATGATTTCGATCGGTGAGCGCATTAATGGTATGTTTAAAGACGTACGAGAGGCGATAAAGAATAAAGATCCGAAGGCGGTAAGGGAACTTGCCATAAAACAGACGGAGGCAGGAGCGAGCTTTCTGGACGTGAACGTGGGCACTGCTGCAGCTGACCCTGTCGAGGCAATGAAATGGCTGATTGAGGTCGTTCAGGACACGGTAAAGACGCCGATTGCCATTGATAGCCAGAAATTTGATGTGGTAAAGGCAGGGTTGTCGGTTGCAAAGAACGAAATCTTAATCAATTCTTCAAAAGGGGACCCGGAAGAATTGGATAAATTCATGTCCATAGCCAAGGAATATAATGCATCACTGATATGTCTGACCATGGACAAAACCGGCATTCCGCAGGACGTCGAACGTCGCATGGAATTTGCCATGAAGATTGTTGAAAAGGCCGTGGAGCACGAATATGAGCTGTCTAAGGTATACATTGATCCCATACTTTTCCCTATTAATGTTGATCAGAAGCAACCAGCGCTCATGTTTGATATCTTCAATCAGATTAAGATGATTTCTGACCCGCCGCCACACAGGAACGTAGGGTTGAGCAACTTTTCGCAGGGAACAAAGGAAAAGCGGCTTTTGGCTCGGGTGTTCCTGACGATGGGAATCTCCTACGGACTGGATGCGGCAGTCATGGACGTGCTTGACAAGGACTTAATGGACGCCGCAATAACCGCAGAGATTATCATGAATCAGCATCTTTACAGTGATTCCTATCTGACGGCATGCAGAAAATAA
- a CDS encoding MBL fold metallo-hydrolase yields the protein MAGVHASGRRGKMKLGTFTIYPVNDSDLYLDGGAVFGIVPRVLWEKVYPPDSKNRIRLSLHCLLIATGHHNILIDTGIGSKHDEKFCQRYGIDKGYHLLESLKHVGYRPENIDIVINTHLHFDHAGGNTTMDKKKGIVPTFPKARYLVQKGEMDAAINSNERTRASYLAEDFLPLADAGLLSVVQEEIIEVDMGVSLIKTGGHTRHHQCVKIESQGGIAFFLADLIPTTAHLQYPYISGYDLFPLETLENKKKILQQAFEEHWLLIFQHDPALCMGYLKKVDERFEIEEVKRDGFF from the coding sequence TTGGCAGGAGTACACGCCTCAGGGAGAAGGGGAAAGATGAAGCTGGGCACATTTACAATTTATCCGGTAAATGATAGCGATCTGTATCTGGACGGCGGGGCGGTTTTTGGGATTGTACCTCGTGTTCTATGGGAAAAGGTTTATCCTCCCGACAGTAAGAACAGGATACGGTTATCGCTTCATTGCCTCTTGATTGCAACTGGACACCATAACATCCTGATCGACACGGGAATTGGATCAAAGCATGATGAAAAATTTTGTCAAAGGTATGGGATTGATAAAGGATATCATTTGTTGGAATCGCTTAAACACGTTGGCTATCGACCTGAAAACATCGATATCGTCATCAATACCCACCTCCATTTTGACCATGCCGGTGGCAATACAACCATGGATAAAAAAAAAGGAATTGTACCCACCTTTCCAAAGGCAAGATATCTTGTCCAGAAAGGCGAGATGGATGCTGCTATAAACTCCAATGAAAGGACCAGGGCAAGTTATCTGGCCGAAGACTTTTTGCCATTAGCCGACGCCGGGTTGCTCTCTGTCGTACAAGAAGAGATCATAGAGGTGGATATGGGTGTCTCGCTTATAAAAACAGGAGGGCATACCCGTCATCATCAGTGTGTAAAAATCGAATCCCAGGGAGGCATAGCATTTTTTCTGGCTGATCTCATCCCCACCACAGCACATCTTCAGTATCCCTACATTTCTGGATACGATTTATTCCCCCTGGAAACCCTGGAGAACAAAAAGAAAATACTGCAACAGGCGTTTGAAGAGCACTGGCTCCTGATCTTTCAGCATGACCCTGCGTTGTGCATGGGTTACTTGAAAAAAGTGGATGAGCGGTTTGAGATTGAGGAGGTAAAAAGAGATGGATTTTTTTAA